One Salinicoccus roseus genomic region harbors:
- a CDS encoding YfbU family protein — translation MGAAYNDVKGLENPLARLMLLNQFKIMSLLDPENHTSYCYYMDILTEGVQKKYPHVMEMISGEEVTMEVAGEVDTILAIFSKIERSMAQLNEGAREELSAGYHVHFTGFDSSSNIEYHHFTYWNFLVRHRETEMQNTADDTYNLSLHHYRQMMLNYKPYEYMDLLSFDEIRNVCIGKGNEMEMLRPKNLNIVEVGSLQPLQVVKESGLGTKE, via the coding sequence ATGGGAGCGGCCTATAATGACGTGAAGGGTCTGGAGAATCCCCTGGCACGGTTGATGCTGCTGAACCAGTTCAAGATAATGAGCCTGCTTGATCCGGAAAACCATACTTCCTACTGCTACTACATGGACATCCTTACGGAAGGGGTACAGAAGAAATATCCGCATGTGATGGAGATGATCAGCGGGGAAGAGGTGACCATGGAAGTGGCCGGGGAAGTGGATACGATCCTTGCCATCTTCAGTAAGATTGAAAGATCGATGGCCCAGTTGAATGAAGGGGCACGGGAGGAATTGTCTGCGGGTTATCATGTCCATTTTACCGGGTTTGACAGCAGCAGCAATATAGAATACCATCATTTCACCTATTGGAACTTTTTGGTGCGTCATCGGGAAACCGAGATGCAGAATACGGCAGACGACACTTACAACCTGTCGTTGCATCACTACAGGCAGATGATGCTGAATTATAAGCCATACGAATATATGGATCTTCTGTCTTTTGATGAAATCAGGAATGTCTGCATTGGGAAGGGAAATGAAATGGAGATGCTCAGGCCAAAGAATCTGAACATTGTTGAGGTGGGGAGCCTGCAGCCTCTGCAGGTGGTGAAGGAAAGCGGCCTCGGCACGAAGGAGTAA
- the modA gene encoding molybdate ABC transporter substrate-binding protein — MKKGALTWVGMIGIFLMMAGCGSSATGNSGETITISAAASLSEAMEEVGTLYEEAHPDVGLSFNFGGSGSLQQQVSQGAPVDLFVSASDEKFQTLVDEGTIDPSSNTVLLGNSLVLIVPEDGKVSSPADLKEAGKVAIGTPSAVPAGMYAKEALGALDIFTEIEEDIVYAKDVRQVLSYVETGNVEAGIVYRTDALLSDRVEIVHEFPQSLHTPVRYPAGVIADSPNHETAVEFQEFLHSETAQKVFEEYGFIIQ; from the coding sequence ATGAAAAAGGGCGCTTTGACATGGGTAGGCATGATAGGCATATTTCTAATGATGGCCGGATGCGGCAGCAGTGCTACAGGAAACAGCGGGGAAACGATCACGATCTCCGCTGCTGCCAGTTTGAGCGAGGCGATGGAGGAAGTCGGCACGCTCTATGAAGAGGCACATCCGGATGTCGGACTGTCATTCAATTTCGGGGGATCCGGCTCGCTGCAGCAGCAGGTCTCCCAAGGTGCGCCAGTCGATCTGTTCGTCTCGGCTTCAGACGAAAAGTTCCAGACGCTGGTTGATGAAGGGACAATCGATCCTTCATCAAATACGGTACTTCTCGGCAACTCCCTGGTACTGATTGTCCCGGAGGACGGAAAAGTCTCTTCGCCAGCTGACCTCAAAGAGGCAGGAAAAGTGGCGATTGGAACGCCGAGTGCAGTACCGGCAGGCATGTATGCCAAGGAAGCTCTGGGCGCATTGGATATATTCACGGAAATAGAAGAGGATATCGTCTATGCAAAGGATGTGCGGCAAGTGTTATCCTATGTAGAGACAGGGAATGTCGAAGCCGGCATCGTCTACCGCACCGATGCACTGTTGAGTGATAGGGTGGAAATCGTCCATGAATTTCCTCAATCCCTCCATACACCGGTAAGATATCCCGCAGGTGTAATAGCAGATTCCCCAAACCATGAAACCGCCGTGGAATTCCAAGAATTTCTGCACTCCGAGACGGCCCAAAAGGTGTTTGAAGAATATGGATTCATTATTCAGTAA
- a CDS encoding DUF2382 domain-containing protein — MRKIESYMSEQEMLGRIEQLKSEGVAENQITVVSREELEGSSLNYTDVNYKTSEGSAWDKIVSWFSAEDPEERVMTGLNLNPQEEEEYKEALDSGKILLYVNDEIEGDTTDYPKDPLLEDDEDRVDRGDSAERPRSTPGSAHSPGVTGAAGATAAAGGIGSDEKDENRYVDGAERPEIDRETDSVPGSAHNEGTTEVEGGVGGRDENRYVDGAERPEIEEDYQYGDRDNRAINDDMVEGRRDQNVVDTGRDEPVDDKEGRYSVDDRALNTTGAGAANDEFADRDDLTEEEKIQLREERLNVDKERVQTGEVNVDKHVETDHQEFDVPVEREEVTVERRPVDGDRPAGDIDGDDRDSINVSVNEERVNVDKEDVVSEEVVVKKDKVRDTEHVSEDVRREDVDIDETTNDRGRLDDDRLDRDKDRP; from the coding sequence ATGCGTAAAATTGAATCATACATGAGCGAACAGGAAATGCTTGGAAGAATTGAACAGCTGAAATCCGAAGGTGTAGCCGAAAACCAAATTACTGTAGTTTCCAGAGAGGAGCTTGAAGGGTCTTCCTTGAACTATACCGATGTGAACTACAAGACTTCTGAAGGAAGTGCCTGGGATAAGATCGTTTCCTGGTTCAGTGCAGAAGACCCTGAGGAGCGTGTAATGACAGGACTCAACCTGAATCCACAGGAAGAGGAAGAATATAAAGAAGCTCTGGATAGCGGGAAAATCCTTCTTTATGTCAACGATGAAATTGAAGGGGATACTACCGACTATCCTAAAGATCCATTGCTCGAAGACGATGAGGACAGGGTCGATAGAGGGGACTCTGCAGAACGTCCAAGATCCACTCCTGGCAGTGCGCATAGTCCTGGCGTGACTGGAGCGGCTGGTGCTACAGCAGCAGCTGGTGGCATCGGTTCTGACGAAAAAGACGAAAACCGCTATGTTGATGGTGCCGAGCGGCCGGAAATCGACAGGGAAACAGATTCCGTGCCGGGCAGTGCCCATAATGAAGGAACAACAGAAGTGGAAGGCGGCGTAGGCGGACGCGATGAAAATCGCTATGTCGATGGAGCTGAACGGCCGGAAATCGAAGAAGATTATCAATATGGCGATCGGGACAACCGTGCCATCAACGATGACATGGTCGAAGGACGCCGTGACCAGAATGTAGTTGATACAGGACGGGATGAGCCAGTGGACGACAAAGAAGGACGCTACAGTGTTGATGATCGTGCATTGAACACCACTGGCGCTGGTGCTGCCAATGACGAGTTTGCAGACCGGGATGACCTGACCGAAGAAGAAAAGATCCAGCTTCGTGAAGAGCGTCTGAATGTTGATAAAGAGCGCGTCCAGACAGGCGAAGTGAATGTTGACAAACATGTCGAGACGGACCACCAGGAATTTGATGTGCCGGTCGAACGTGAAGAAGTTACAGTGGAAAGACGCCCTGTAGATGGCGATCGTCCTGCAGGTGACATCGATGGGGACGACCGCGATTCCATCAATGTATCGGTAAACGAAGAGCGTGTAAATGTAGATAAAGAAGACGTGGTAAGTGAAGAAGTGGTCGTCAAGAAAGACAAAGTCAGAGACACGGAACATGTTTCCGAGGATGTCCGCCGTGAAGATGTGGACATTGATGAAACGACAAATGACAGAGGGCGTCTTGATGACGACCGGTTGGATAGAGACAAAGATAGACCATAG
- the ssb gene encoding single-stranded DNA-binding protein, translating into MLNRVVLVGRLTKDPELKVSQSNISVATFTLAVNRPFTSANGERGADFINCVVFRKQAENVNQYLKKGSLAGVDGRLQSRSYENKEGQRVYVTEVVCDSVQFLEPKGQGQGSNQQYNNSADSYQNAYGNQSTGSRPAPQKSRQDTKEENPFANADGPVDISDDDLPF; encoded by the coding sequence ATGCTGAACCGTGTTGTATTGGTAGGGCGTCTTACAAAAGACCCCGAACTGAAAGTCAGTCAAAGTAATATATCTGTAGCGACCTTCACTCTGGCAGTCAACCGTCCGTTCACAAGTGCGAACGGCGAACGTGGAGCTGACTTCATCAACTGTGTCGTTTTCCGTAAGCAGGCGGAGAACGTCAACCAGTACTTGAAGAAGGGCAGTCTGGCGGGAGTAGACGGCAGATTGCAGAGTCGTTCCTATGAGAACAAAGAAGGTCAAAGAGTATATGTGACTGAAGTAGTGTGTGATAGTGTGCAGTTCCTGGAACCTAAAGGACAAGGGCAAGGCAGTAATCAACAGTACAATAATTCCGCAGACAGCTATCAGAATGCGTACGGTAACCAGTCCACTGGTTCAAGACCGGCACCTCAAAAATCCAGACAGGATACAAAAGAGGAGAATCCATTCGCAAACGCCGATGGACCGGTTGATATCAGTGATGACGATCTACCATTCTAA
- the rpsR gene encoding 30S ribosomal protein S18, producing the protein MAGPRRGGRRRKKVCYFTANGITHIDYKEVDLLKKFISERGKILPRRVTGTSAKYQRQLTKAIKRSRHMALLPYVKEEQ; encoded by the coding sequence ATGGCAGGTCCAAGAAGAGGCGGTCGTCGCCGTAAAAAGGTTTGCTACTTCACAGCCAATGGCATTACGCACATTGACTACAAAGAAGTAGATCTCCTTAAAAAGTTCATTTCAGAACGTGGTAAAATTCTTCCAAGACGTGTAACAGGTACTTCTGCGAAGTATCAGCGCCAGCTTACAAAAGCAATCAAGCGTTCACGTCATATGGCATTGCTTCCATACGTGAAGGAAGAACAATAA
- the rpsF gene encoding 30S ribosomal protein S6 yields the protein MKAYEILYVIRPNIEEDAKQALVERFDNVLTSKGAEIVESKEWGKRRLAYEIEDFSEGFYHIIKVNADVEATDEFERLAKINNDIIRHIIVRDEQAEKQ from the coding sequence ATGAAAGCATATGAAATTCTATATGTAATCCGCCCGAACATTGAAGAAGATGCGAAACAGGCGCTTGTTGAGCGTTTTGACAACGTTTTGACTTCAAAAGGTGCGGAAATCGTCGAATCAAAAGAGTGGGGTAAACGTCGTCTTGCATATGAAATCGAAGATTTCAGCGAAGGCTTTTATCACATCATCAAAGTGAATGCTGATGTGGAAGCCACAGATGAGTTCGAACGTTTGGCCAAAATCAACAATGATATCATTCGTCATATCATTGTACGCGACGAACAAGCAGAGAAACAGTAA
- a CDS encoding mechanosensitive ion channel family protein, whose protein sequence is MTTTEEPIMFIGEIMDNLRDPELWMGIASKLIQALILIIAAMILVRIANRMIDNFFKVKSKSRLKGSSKRNQTLINVLQNTATVFIWFVVIMMVLETFSLPVRTLLAGAGVVGLAIGFGAQSLVKDMITGFFIILENQFDKGDFVRVNTSGTTVAEGEVLSLGLRASKIQGWEGELFIIPNGTINEVVNFSRYNAVSMLDMNVSVEEDLDSVENTLEQFFEARWQEEEMLVSKPEILGLQGIENGEAIIRIMLETQPMEHFGVTRRMRKAIKNHLEGKGIYISVPKMDIQDFDDKMAKDEGE, encoded by the coding sequence TATGGATGGGTATCGCTTCAAAGCTGATACAGGCCCTCATACTGATCATTGCAGCGATGATTCTCGTCAGGATCGCCAATAGGATGATCGATAATTTCTTCAAAGTCAAATCGAAATCCCGGTTGAAAGGAAGCAGCAAGCGCAACCAGACGTTGATCAACGTGCTGCAGAATACTGCGACGGTGTTCATATGGTTCGTCGTCATCATGATGGTGCTTGAAACGTTCAGCCTGCCCGTAAGGACGCTCCTTGCCGGTGCCGGGGTCGTCGGCCTGGCAATTGGTTTCGGGGCACAGAGCCTTGTGAAGGATATGATAACAGGATTTTTCATCATTCTGGAGAACCAGTTCGATAAGGGGGATTTCGTCAGGGTGAATACTTCCGGTACGACGGTTGCCGAAGGTGAAGTGCTGTCCCTCGGCCTGCGCGCCTCCAAAATCCAGGGGTGGGAAGGTGAGCTCTTCATCATCCCGAACGGTACCATCAACGAAGTCGTCAACTTCTCCCGCTATAATGCGGTATCCATGCTCGACATGAATGTGTCGGTGGAGGAGGATCTTGACTCAGTCGAGAATACATTGGAGCAGTTCTTCGAAGCCCGTTGGCAGGAAGAGGAGATGCTCGTCTCCAAACCTGAAATCCTTGGCCTGCAGGGCATAGAGAACGGTGAAGCCATCATCCGGATAATGCTCGAGACGCAGCCGATGGAGCACTTCGGTGTGACACGCCGCATGAGAAAAGCGATCAAGAATCATCTTGAGGGCAAAGGCATCTATATCTCTGTACCTAAAATGGACATACAGGACTTTGATGATAAAATGGCTAAAGATGAAGGTGAGTAA
- a CDS encoding helix-turn-helix domain-containing protein → MEDISGKIRKRRKMMSLSQGELAEGISSQSSISRLENGSFTISLGEFMRVMERLNLSMHDVFCSGEKTPGIIVREQLDAARKEQDYDRMEEILKSERSGFWKQSPELEGYRSWHHGLVKQSKGQYRMALRLINIAIEMNQKNEWMYEAVAEMHLAKGNIYSMTGLGGLDSYKEALAFYEGSKKTSPVLVVKILYNLAVSLCEGEEHEKSLKYCNKALEILHKNDSTYLIVHILYMKFSALINLKQYEEYEILKEKNKVFFENYDALELFDILEKYSKKNIS, encoded by the coding sequence TTGGAAGATATATCAGGAAAGATCAGAAAAAGAAGAAAGATGATGTCACTCTCGCAAGGAGAGCTCGCTGAAGGAATCAGCTCCCAATCTTCCATATCCAGATTGGAGAATGGCAGCTTCACAATAAGTCTGGGTGAGTTTATGAGGGTGATGGAACGTCTGAATCTGAGCATGCATGATGTATTCTGCAGTGGCGAGAAGACGCCGGGCATAATCGTGCGGGAACAGTTGGATGCGGCCAGAAAAGAGCAGGATTACGATAGGATGGAAGAAATACTGAAAAGCGAGAGAAGCGGATTCTGGAAACAGTCGCCAGAGCTTGAAGGCTACAGGTCCTGGCACCATGGACTTGTAAAACAGTCCAAAGGACAGTATAGGATGGCCCTGCGCTTGATCAATATAGCGATAGAGATGAATCAGAAGAATGAGTGGATGTATGAAGCAGTGGCAGAAATGCATCTGGCTAAAGGGAATATATACAGTATGACTGGTTTGGGTGGTCTGGATTCCTACAAAGAGGCTTTGGCCTTTTATGAAGGATCCAAAAAGACGTCCCCGGTACTCGTAGTCAAAATATTATATAATTTGGCTGTGAGCCTGTGTGAAGGTGAAGAGCATGAAAAGTCATTGAAGTATTGCAACAAAGCCTTGGAGATACTCCACAAAAATGATTCTACATATCTGATCGTCCATATACTCTATATGAAGTTTTCCGCACTGATAAATCTTAAGCAGTATGAAGAATATGAAATTCTGAAAGAGAAGAATAAGGTCTTCTTTGAAAATTACGATGCACTTGAATTGTTTGATATATTAGAAAAATATTCAAAGAAGAATATTTCCTAA
- the ychF gene encoding redox-regulated ATPase YchF produces MALTAGIVGLPNVGKSTLFNAITKAGALAANYPFATIDPNVGIVEVPDERLNVLTKMVEPKKTVPTAFEFTDIAGIVKGASKGEGLGNKFLAHIREVDAICQVVRAFDDENVTHVSGKVDPIDDIEIINMELIFADLESVEKRIPRLEKMAKQKDKDSMAELELLSKIKEGLENDRPVRALEFTDEEAKQVKNLHLLTQKPMLYVANVAEDELGNLEQNEYLKSIEAYAEKEGSEVIVISAKVEEEIAVLDEDEKEMFLEDLGIEESGLDKLIKAAYNLLGLATYFTAGVEEVRAWTFREGMSAPECAGIIHTDFQKGFIRAETVSYDDLVENGNMVKAKEAGKVRLEGKDYLMKDGDVVHFRFNV; encoded by the coding sequence ATGGCTCTGACAGCAGGGATCGTCGGGTTGCCGAACGTCGGCAAGTCGACATTATTCAACGCAATAACAAAAGCAGGTGCACTCGCAGCAAACTATCCGTTCGCCACAATCGATCCGAATGTCGGCATCGTTGAAGTGCCGGATGAAAGATTGAATGTACTGACGAAAATGGTGGAACCGAAAAAGACCGTCCCTACGGCATTTGAATTTACAGATATCGCGGGCATCGTCAAAGGTGCATCCAAAGGTGAAGGGCTCGGCAACAAATTCCTCGCCCATATCCGTGAAGTCGATGCGATATGCCAGGTCGTACGTGCATTCGATGATGAGAATGTCACACACGTATCCGGCAAGGTCGATCCGATCGATGATATTGAAATCATCAATATGGAACTGATCTTTGCGGACCTGGAAAGTGTGGAGAAGCGGATACCGCGCCTAGAGAAGATGGCGAAGCAGAAGGACAAGGATTCAATGGCCGAGCTGGAACTGCTCTCGAAGATCAAGGAGGGACTTGAGAACGACCGACCAGTCCGGGCGCTTGAATTTACAGATGAAGAGGCGAAACAGGTCAAGAACCTCCATCTGCTGACGCAGAAGCCGATGCTGTATGTCGCCAATGTGGCAGAAGATGAACTCGGCAACCTAGAACAGAATGAATACCTGAAATCGATCGAAGCATATGCAGAAAAAGAAGGGTCTGAAGTCATCGTGATCTCCGCAAAAGTGGAAGAGGAGATTGCGGTGCTGGATGAAGATGAGAAGGAGATGTTCCTGGAAGACCTCGGCATAGAGGAATCCGGGCTGGATAAACTCATCAAGGCTGCATATAATCTCCTTGGGCTGGCGACCTACTTTACAGCGGGTGTCGAGGAAGTCCGGGCATGGACTTTCAGGGAAGGCATGTCCGCACCGGAATGTGCAGGCATCATCCATACCGATTTCCAAAAAGGATTCATCCGTGCAGAGACGGTAAGCTATGATGATCTGGTCGAGAACGGCAACATGGTGAAGGCCAAAGAGGCGGGCAAGGTCCGTCTGGAAGGTAAAGACTATCTCATGAAGGATGGCGACGTCGTTCATTTCAGATTCAACGTTTAA
- a CDS encoding general stress protein, which yields MNYFELYDSQEAVLDRITQLKAEGYYEEDIHLMGREDKEFEALEYTDVVYHIHVADDIGLKEILARNEPAERFLHDYELGEDEIERYLFKISEGNYLMFYADLALMERREEQQEREESAEADFKGEVKDPE from the coding sequence GTGAACTATTTTGAGTTGTATGACAGTCAGGAAGCCGTACTCGACCGCATTACACAGTTGAAAGCTGAAGGGTATTATGAAGAGGATATACACCTTATGGGCAGGGAAGATAAAGAATTCGAAGCCCTTGAATATACAGACGTGGTCTATCATATCCATGTAGCGGATGATATAGGACTGAAGGAGATACTGGCTAGAAACGAGCCTGCAGAACGATTTCTCCACGACTATGAGCTTGGTGAAGATGAAATAGAAAGATACTTATTCAAGATCAGCGAAGGGAACTACCTGATGTTCTATGCAGATTTGGCTCTCATGGAAAGACGTGAGGAACAGCAGGAGAGGGAAGAAAGTGCAGAAGCGGATTTCAAAGGGGAAGTCAAAGACCCTGAATAG
- the modB gene encoding molybdate ABC transporter permease subunit — MDSLFSNITFEEFLDPIRLSVRVSILAFIIVLILGTIIGKWMVDIKFPGKSIVETLIMLPLVLPPTVIGFLLIVLLGNNSLIGGWIAFIFNQPIIFTWYAAVVASAVVAFPLMYQSAKAGFQNVDKDIEEAAKVDGAGRFQTFFTISIPLASKALMAGGILSFARALGEFGATLMFAGNIPGKTQTVPTAIYIALDSGKMTLAWMWVITIVIISFIMLFIVRTRSSNI, encoded by the coding sequence ATGGATTCATTATTCAGTAACATCACATTCGAAGAATTTCTGGATCCCATCCGTTTGTCGGTCCGGGTTTCCATACTGGCATTCATTATTGTGCTCATTTTGGGGACGATCATCGGGAAATGGATGGTGGATATAAAATTTCCCGGGAAATCCATCGTTGAAACACTGATTATGCTGCCGCTTGTACTGCCGCCAACAGTCATCGGGTTCCTGCTGATCGTCCTCTTGGGCAACAACAGCCTGATTGGAGGGTGGATTGCCTTCATCTTCAACCAGCCCATCATATTCACCTGGTATGCTGCTGTTGTAGCAAGTGCTGTCGTAGCCTTTCCTCTGATGTACCAGTCAGCCAAGGCGGGGTTTCAGAATGTAGACAAGGATATTGAAGAAGCTGCCAAAGTGGATGGAGCGGGCCGTTTCCAGACATTCTTCACCATTTCGATCCCTCTTGCCTCAAAAGCCTTGATGGCAGGGGGCATATTGAGTTTCGCGCGGGCGCTTGGGGAGTTCGGTGCAACATTGATGTTTGCCGGTAATATACCGGGAAAGACGCAGACTGTGCCGACCGCCATCTATATTGCACTCGATTCCGGTAAAATGACCCTGGCCTGGATGTGGGTCATCACCATCGTCATCATTTCATTCATCATGCTCTTCATCGTAAGGACAAGAAGCAGCAACATATAA
- a CDS encoding DUF951 domain-containing protein — protein sequence MTKEYGLNDIVEMKKPHPCGSRLFSITRMGADIKIKCNQCDRVIMMPRRDFEKRMKMVRKKYEA from the coding sequence ATGACAAAAGAATATGGTCTGAATGATATCGTCGAAATGAAGAAGCCGCATCCGTGCGGCAGCAGGCTGTTCTCCATCACCCGCATGGGGGCAGACATCAAGATCAAGTGCAACCAGTGTGACCGGGTCATCATGATGCCGCGTCGTGATTTCGAAAAGAGAATGAAAATGGTAAGAAAAAAATATGAAGCATAA